The Algoriphagus halophilus sequence AACCTGTGGAGAGGTTACCAAAACATTGAACTAATCACCCAATCTATACTTGTAAATTATGCGTAAAAACAATCAATATTATACCAGAAAAATCCACCGCTTTCTAGGGGTCTTCATTGGAATCCAGTTTTTCCTTTGGACCATCAGTGGATTATATTTCAGCTGGACAGATATTGATGAAATCCATGGAGATCATTTTCACAATGAGCACATGATGCATCAGTCAGCAGAAAATCTAATTGAACCTGGAAAATTGGACTCCAGCCTCCAGATTTCAACTCTTGAACTGCGATTTGTCAATCACCAACCTTATTACTGGGTTAACTCCAAATTGCTTTACAATGCTCAGACAGGTGAACTTAAACCTGAGGTAACAGAAGAAGAAGCAAAGGAAATAGCCCAGATCTATGTAAAGGGAGATTTGGGGATCAAATCGGTAGAATACCTGACTGAAACCGGAGCTCACCATGAATTTCGGGGAAGACCATTGCCTGCTTGGGCGGTACACTACGACCACCCGGAAAACCTAGTAGCCTACATAGATGCTAAAAGTGGAAGTTTTGAACGAGTGCGACATAGAAGCTGGAGATGGTTTGATTTTCTCTGGATGTTCCATACCATGGATTATGCAGGAAGAGACGATTTCAACAACCTGCTACTTAGAGCATTTTCATTATTCGGCTTAGCCACAGTGGCTTCTGGATTCACTTTGTTCTTTATGACGCAAAAAAAGAAAAGAAAACATACTAAATAAATAATAAATCAATTAAACATGAAAAATCTAACTAAAACTCTATTAATTGCAATGACAATCAGCTTGGCTTTTGCCTGTAAGCAAAATGATCAAACTGAAGGGAATGAAGAGCACATGAACCATACAGAAGAAATGGATCATGAGAATCATGACACAATGGACCATGGCTCCAATTCAGGATCCATGGCATCTGTTTCATTTGAAGACAAGCAGGTTTCTGAAGCTGTAAATGCCTATTTAGGTTTAAAGGATGCCTTGGTGGAAACAAATGGAGAAAAAGCCAAAGAAGCTGCAAATGAACTGCTATCCATTTTAGGAAACTCCAGCATTGAAGGAAAATCTGAAATGGAAGTTGAGGTAAAGAAAATTGCCGAGACTACAGATACAGATGCTCAGAGAGTATCATTTGATGTGGTTTCAAACCAAATGATTCAATTGGTTAAGAGTTCTGTATTGACCGAAGGAAAATTATACAAGCAATATTGCCCTATGGCAAAAAACAATGAAGGTGCATTTTGGTTAAGTGTTTCCAATGAAATAAGAAACCCTTATTTCGGAGATAAAATGCTAAAGTGCGGTTCAGTTGAAGAGGAAATTTAAATCTTACCCTTTTTTTAACTTAACGCCTGAGCCCCAGATTTATCTGGGGCTTTTTTTATAAGGTAAATCTTACTCCCAAAAACCCTCTGATTCCCTGATTAGGGGCAAAAACATAAGTTGGATCAAAGGTCAAGGCATTTGGATTCTCGGGAGTGGGCATGACCGTACCATCTGGATTAAATACCACATTTTTATCAAATGGATCAAATGACCTGGCAATACTATTAGCCGGTGGCGTAAAATTCAGCAGGTTTTTAACACCAGCATAAACTTCCCACTGCGCTCCAATTCCTTTGGTGAGCTGTATGTTTTGGATACTCCACCAAGAAGAAAATTCATCTCTATCATCCAATTCCCCAAGCAAAGGCAATCGCATCGGGCTGTACACATTACCGGTATAATCAATGGTCAAACCGAGTCTGGGGATATCGTATCCAATCGACCACACCCCTGAAAACCTCTCGGTTAACAATTGCCTTCTCTTGACTCCTTCTTCTTCTATAGATACATCCATTAAAGTGGCACCAGCGGTAATGGATAGTCCATTTGCCCAAGCCACATCCAAGTTGGTGGAAACTCCTTTTGAAACAGCAGACCCATCTAAATTTGCATAAATGATCTGATTGGCATTTGTTTCATAATCCGGGACGATTCTATTGGTAAAATAGGTGTAAAACACGGTAGCATCAATCCCCACGAAAGTACCCTTATTGGAATAGATTTTCTTCACAAAATTAATGTTGGTATTCCAACTTTGTTCAGGCTTTAGCTCTCCCTCAAAAACTACTTCCCTAGCCCCAGTTAAAGCTGCATGATCCTCTGTAAAGACATTAGCAACCCTAAATCCATTGCCCACCGAAACCCTGAGCGCTGTGGTTTTATCATGGGAGGATAATTTATAATTCAACCTGGGGGAGAAAATGGAACCATGAACCGAATTATAATCATAACGGGCTCCAAGCAAAAGACTTTGTGTTTCTTGAAATTTGATCTCATCCTGAATAAAAACCCCAGGTAAATGGATGATAGAAGGCATATTCCGTTCACCATCCCCAGAAGAAGTGACCGGAGTATCATCATCGTAATAGGTATAGCGATAAGCCAAACCCGATAAGAAATGATGGGAGGAGATCGTTTTTGTCCATGTCAACTGCCCAAAACCTATGTATTGGTCAGCATTATAAATGGTCGTCCCATACACTGAGTTTTGACGATGTCCGTTTGCAGAAAACATCAGGCTTAAAGCTTCTGAACTGGGTAATTGGTAGGTACCAAAGGTCTCCCATCGACTGGTGTAAATACTTTCCCCATATATATCATCTCCTCCTCTATTGCTTTTCTCCCAATTCATTTCTCCTCCCCATCTATCTTCATATACATACCTGGCTGCAATATTGAAAATTCTGTTCTCAGGTCTTTTCACATTGAATTTTTGAAAAATTGAAATCCGCTTTGAAAGGGTTAGGTCGGTGAAACCATCCTGATTGTTGTCAATGGGGTGATCATAATAAAAACCATTGATTCCGGTGAGTGACTGGACATTGGATCCAAATTCACTACGGAAGCCCAAATCCATGTTAAACTCACCCCAACCTGTCCCATATATGTCCGCGGATACTAAGGGAGCTGCGTCGGGACTTTTGGTAATCACATTGATTAAACCACCTACTGCCTCGGATCCATACAAGGTGGAAGCAGGCCCTTTCACCACTTCTACCCTATTGATCAATGATTGTGGGATGCCTGTAAGCCCGTAGACAGTTGCCAGACCAGATACAATGGGCATTCCATCGATCAATACCATGGTATATGGACCTTCTAATCCATTGATATGAATATCACCGGTATTACAAACATTGCAATTGATTTGTGGTCTGACTC is a genomic window containing:
- a CDS encoding PepSY domain-containing protein, coding for MRKNNQYYTRKIHRFLGVFIGIQFFLWTISGLYFSWTDIDEIHGDHFHNEHMMHQSAENLIEPGKLDSSLQISTLELRFVNHQPYYWVNSKLLYNAQTGELKPEVTEEEAKEIAQIYVKGDLGIKSVEYLTETGAHHEFRGRPLPAWAVHYDHPENLVAYIDAKSGSFERVRHRSWRWFDFLWMFHTMDYAGRDDFNNLLLRAFSLFGLATVASGFTLFFMTQKKKRKHTK
- a CDS encoding DUF3347 domain-containing protein, which produces MKNLTKTLLIAMTISLAFACKQNDQTEGNEEHMNHTEEMDHENHDTMDHGSNSGSMASVSFEDKQVSEAVNAYLGLKDALVETNGEKAKEAANELLSILGNSSIEGKSEMEVEVKKIAETTDTDAQRVSFDVVSNQMIQLVKSSVLTEGKLYKQYCPMAKNNEGAFWLSVSNEIRNPYFGDKMLKCGSVEEEI
- a CDS encoding TonB-dependent receptor, with translation MLRLVLVFLFISGIYLDSFGQDFRVKGKVLSQGEVVEFANVILKGTSVGAVTDENGEFNIQVNTSDTYVLQVSRIGFKTISSAVKVPSEEATQLVFELEEMDAGLDEVVVSGTMQEVSKLDSPVPVEVYSAKFFRANPTPSVFESLQNVNGVRPQINCNVCNTGDIHINGLEGPYTMVLIDGMPIVSGLATVYGLTGIPQSLINRVEVVKGPASTLYGSEAVGGLINVITKSPDAAPLVSADIYGTGWGEFNMDLGFRSEFGSNVQSLTGINGFYYDHPIDNNQDGFTDLTLSKRISIFQKFNVKRPENRIFNIAARYVYEDRWGGEMNWEKSNRGGDDIYGESIYTSRWETFGTYQLPSSEALSLMFSANGHRQNSVYGTTIYNADQYIGFGQLTWTKTISSHHFLSGLAYRYTYYDDDTPVTSSGDGERNMPSIIHLPGVFIQDEIKFQETQSLLLGARYDYNSVHGSIFSPRLNYKLSSHDKTTALRVSVGNGFRVANVFTEDHAALTGAREVVFEGELKPEQSWNTNINFVKKIYSNKGTFVGIDATVFYTYFTNRIVPDYETNANQIIYANLDGSAVSKGVSTNLDVAWANGLSITAGATLMDVSIEEEGVKRRQLLTERFSGVWSIGYDIPRLGLTIDYTGNVYSPMRLPLLGELDDRDEFSSWWSIQNIQLTKGIGAQWEVYAGVKNLLNFTPPANSIARSFDPFDKNVVFNPDGTVMPTPENPNALTFDPTYVFAPNQGIRGFLGVRFTL